The Novosphingobium kaempferiae genome includes a window with the following:
- a CDS encoding phytoene desaturase family protein, whose protein sequence is MTTKYDAIIIGAGHNGLTCAFYLARAGLKVRVLERRDVVGGAAVTEEFHPGFRNSVASYTVSLLQPKVIADMRLADHGYRVIERPISNFLPQEDGGYLKLGGGMERTQAEFRRCSEHDAAVLPAYYDALEGVAEVLRDLALKTSPEAGGGWRALVDAALQGRKLAGLSIEAQRDVLDLFTKSARGLLDGWFESEAVKAAFGFDAVVGNYASPDTPGSAYVLLHHVFGEVNGKKGAWGHSVGGMGAITQIMAKVCRDLGVEISLEAPVAQVLADGGRVAGVRLESGEEITAPRVIANVGPKLLYDRMIAPSDLPSDFARRIKGFKAGSGTFRMNVALSELPRFTCLPEPGEHHRSGIIIAPTLDYMDRAFIDAKQLGWSRKPIVEILIPSTIDDSLAPPGQHVASLFCQQFAPELPDGRDWDAEEGKAADTIIDTVEEYAPGFRASILGRQVLSPKGLERKFGLVGGDIMHGNLTLDQMWSARPVLGHGAYRGPIKGLYMCGAGTHPGGGVTGAPGHNCAHEVIADKGRFKRFR, encoded by the coding sequence ATGACCACGAAGTACGACGCCATCATCATCGGCGCCGGCCACAATGGCCTGACCTGCGCCTTCTACCTCGCGCGCGCGGGTCTCAAGGTGCGAGTTCTGGAACGGCGCGATGTCGTGGGCGGCGCGGCGGTGACGGAGGAATTCCACCCCGGATTCCGCAATTCGGTCGCCAGCTACACCGTGAGCCTGCTGCAACCCAAGGTGATCGCCGACATGCGGCTGGCCGACCATGGCTATCGCGTGATCGAGCGGCCGATCAGCAACTTCCTGCCGCAGGAGGACGGCGGTTACCTCAAGCTCGGCGGCGGGATGGAGCGCACACAGGCCGAGTTCCGCCGTTGCTCCGAACACGACGCGGCGGTGCTGCCTGCATACTACGACGCACTTGAGGGCGTGGCCGAGGTGCTGCGCGATCTTGCGCTGAAGACATCGCCCGAAGCTGGCGGCGGCTGGCGTGCGCTCGTCGATGCGGCATTGCAGGGCCGCAAGCTGGCGGGCCTCTCGATCGAGGCGCAGCGCGACGTGCTGGACCTCTTCACCAAATCCGCGCGCGGGCTCCTCGACGGCTGGTTCGAAAGCGAGGCGGTCAAGGCCGCATTCGGGTTCGACGCGGTAGTCGGCAATTACGCATCGCCCGATACGCCGGGCAGTGCCTATGTGCTGCTGCACCACGTCTTCGGCGAAGTGAACGGCAAGAAGGGCGCATGGGGCCACTCGGTCGGCGGCATGGGCGCGATCACGCAGATAATGGCGAAGGTCTGCCGCGATCTTGGGGTCGAGATCAGTCTTGAGGCGCCGGTCGCGCAGGTTTTGGCGGACGGTGGCAGGGTCGCAGGCGTTCGCCTCGAAAGCGGTGAAGAGATCACCGCACCGCGAGTCATCGCCAACGTCGGACCTAAGCTGCTCTACGATCGGATGATCGCCCCGAGCGACCTTCCATCAGACTTCGCTCGCCGGATAAAGGGTTTCAAGGCAGGCAGCGGCACCTTCCGCATGAACGTCGCGCTGTCCGAACTGCCGCGCTTCACCTGCCTGCCCGAGCCGGGCGAGCATCACCGGTCCGGCATCATTATCGCGCCCACGCTCGACTACATGGATCGCGCCTTCATCGACGCCAAGCAGCTTGGCTGGTCGAGGAAGCCCATCGTCGAGATTCTGATCCCCTCGACCATAGACGACAGCCTCGCCCCTCCCGGCCAACACGTTGCCAGCCTGTTCTGCCAGCAGTTCGCACCCGAGCTGCCCGACGGACGTGACTGGGACGCGGAGGAAGGCAAGGCCGCCGACACCATCATCGATACCGTGGAAGAGTACGCGCCGGGCTTCCGCGCCTCGATCCTTGGGAGACAGGTGCTCAGCCCGAAGGGGCTGGAGCGCAAGTTCGGACTGGTCGGCGGCGATATCATGCATGGCAACCTGACGCTCGACCAGATGTGGTCGGCGCGGCCGGTGCTGGGCCACGGCGCCTATCGCGGCCCCATCAAGGGGCTCTACATGTGCGGCGCGGGCACGCATCCCGGAGGCGGCGTGACCGGAGCGCCCGGCCACAACTGCGCGCATGAGGTGATCGCCGACAAGGGCCGGTTCAAGCGGTTCCGCTGA
- a CDS encoding aromatic ring-hydroxylating oxygenase subunit alpha, whose protein sequence is MATQAAEHTMTDPLEGWSLPAWTYSDAEFFEVERERIFAPSWQVVCHESDVPKPGDWHTLDYIGESVVVIRDADGTLRAFTNVCRHRGSRIVDGSSGCARKLVCPYHAWTYDLDGRLSGVPDSGSYPAFNKAQHGLAPVQIETWQGFIFVRLVDDGGPSVAQMMAPYEATVAPYRFEELKALGRVTMRPRDVNWKNIGDNYSDGLHIPVAHPGLTRLFGRSYGVEAQENVDRMWGDLMDAPSRNWSERMYQKLLPPVRHLPADRQRHWLYFKLWPNVAFDIYPDQVDFMQWLPVSPTTSLIREISYVLDDDRREMKAARYLNWRINREVNAEDTALITRVQAGMASRSFSIGPLSNKEVCLRHFCKRMREVIPAARLEHPPAPGWSRHA, encoded by the coding sequence ATGGCAACGCAGGCCGCCGAACACACCATGACCGACCCGCTGGAAGGCTGGAGCCTGCCCGCCTGGACCTACTCCGACGCCGAGTTCTTCGAGGTCGAGAGGGAGCGGATCTTCGCACCCAGTTGGCAGGTGGTCTGCCACGAAAGCGACGTCCCCAAGCCAGGCGACTGGCATACGCTTGATTACATCGGCGAAAGCGTGGTCGTCATCCGCGATGCGGACGGCACGCTTCGCGCCTTCACGAATGTCTGCCGCCATCGCGGCTCGCGCATCGTCGATGGCAGCAGCGGCTGCGCCAGGAAGCTCGTTTGCCCGTATCACGCGTGGACCTACGATCTTGACGGGCGCCTCTCCGGAGTTCCCGACAGCGGCAGCTATCCGGCTTTCAACAAGGCGCAACACGGACTTGCTCCGGTCCAGATCGAAACGTGGCAAGGTTTCATCTTCGTGCGGCTGGTCGACGACGGCGGGCCATCGGTGGCGCAGATGATGGCGCCCTACGAAGCCACGGTCGCGCCCTATCGGTTCGAGGAGCTCAAGGCGCTGGGCCGCGTGACCATGCGTCCGCGCGACGTGAACTGGAAGAACATCGGCGACAACTATTCGGACGGCTTGCACATTCCCGTCGCCCACCCCGGCCTCACCCGCCTGTTCGGCCGCAGCTACGGTGTCGAGGCGCAGGAGAACGTCGATCGCATGTGGGGCGATCTGATGGATGCGCCGTCCCGCAACTGGTCTGAGCGCATGTACCAGAAGCTGCTGCCTCCGGTCCGGCACTTGCCCGCCGACAGGCAGCGCCACTGGCTCTACTTCAAGCTCTGGCCCAACGTTGCGTTCGACATCTACCCCGATCAGGTCGACTTCATGCAGTGGCTGCCCGTCAGCCCCACGACGAGCCTGATCCGAGAGATCAGCTACGTCCTCGACGACGACCGTCGCGAAATGAAGGCGGCCCGCTATCTCAACTGGCGCATCAACCGCGAGGTCAATGCCGAGGACACCGCACTCATCACCCGGGTGCAGGCAGGCATGGCCTCGCGCAGCTTCTCGATCGGCCCGCTGTCCAACAAGGAGGTCTGTCTGCGCCACTTCTGCAAGCGCATGCGCGAGGTCATCCCTGCGGCGCGCCTCGAACACCCCCCCGCCCCCGGCTGGAGCCGACACGCATGA